The Vibrio gallaecicus genome contains a region encoding:
- the carB gene encoding carbamoyl-phosphate synthase large subunit, whose product MPKRTDIKSVLILGAGPIVIGQACEFDYSGAQACKALREEGYRVILVNSNPATIMTDPDMADATYIEPIQWEVVRNIIAKEKPDAVLPTMGGQTALNCALDLEKYGVLEEFGVEMIGATADAIDKAEDRSRFDKAMKAIGLECPTADTAKTMEEAYKVQEMVGFPCIIRPSFTMGGTGGGIAYNKEEFEEICRRGLDLSPTNELLIDESLIGWKEYEMEVVRDKNDNCIIVCAIENFDPMGIHTGDSITVAPAQTLTDKEYQLMRNASLAVLREIGVETGGSNVQFGINPKDGRMVIIEMNPRVSRSSALASKATGFPIAKIAAKLAVGFTLDELMNDITGGATPASFEPTIDYVVTKIPRFNFEKFAGANDRLTTQMKSVGEVMAIGRNQQESLQKALRGLEVGATGFDEMVDLDAPDALTTIRHELKEAGSDRIWYIADAFRAGMSVDGVFNLTQIDRWFLVQIEDIVKLEQELKAKGFAGLNKDELMKLKRKGFADARLSKILGVAESEIRRLRDQYDIHPVYKRVDTCAAEFSSDTAYMYSSYDDECESNPTDKEKIMILGGGPNRIGQGIEFDYCCVHASLALREDGYETIMVNCNPETVSTDYDTSDRLYFEPVTLEDVLAIVRVEKPKGVIVQYGGQTPLKLARELEAAGVPIIGTSPDAIDRAEDRERFQVAVDRLGLLQPENATVTTMEQAVEKSREIGFPLVVRPSYVLGGRAMEIVYDEQDLRRYFNEAVSVSNESPVLLDSFLDDAVEVDVDAICDGERVVIAGIMEHIEQAGVHSGDSACSLPAYTLSQEIQDVMREQVEKLAFELGVRGLMNTQFAVKNNEVYLIEVNPRAARTVPFVSKATGAAVAKIAARVMAGQSLESQGFTKEIIPPYYSVKEVVLPFNKFPGVDPLLGPEMRSTGEVMGVGATFAEAYSKAELGCGNIYPEGGRALLSVREGDKERVVDLASKLSKLGYQLDATHGTAVILGEAGINPRLVNKVHEGRPHILDRIKNNEYTYIVNTAAGRQAIEDSKVLRRGALAEKVNYTTTLNAAFATCMAHTADAKTSVTSVQELHAQVKASQA is encoded by the coding sequence ATGCCAAAACGTACTGACATTAAAAGTGTTCTAATTCTAGGTGCTGGTCCGATTGTTATCGGTCAAGCATGTGAGTTTGATTACTCTGGTGCTCAAGCTTGTAAAGCACTTCGCGAAGAAGGTTACCGAGTTATTCTTGTAAACTCGAACCCAGCGACAATCATGACTGACCCAGACATGGCTGATGCGACTTACATCGAACCTATTCAATGGGAAGTGGTTCGTAACATCATCGCTAAAGAGAAGCCAGATGCAGTTCTACCGACAATGGGTGGTCAAACTGCACTTAACTGTGCGTTAGATTTAGAAAAATACGGTGTACTTGAAGAGTTCGGCGTAGAGATGATTGGCGCAACTGCTGACGCTATCGATAAAGCTGAAGACCGCTCTCGTTTTGATAAAGCAATGAAAGCTATTGGTCTTGAGTGTCCAACGGCTGATACAGCGAAAACGATGGAAGAAGCTTACAAAGTTCAAGAAATGGTTGGTTTCCCTTGTATCATTCGTCCATCGTTTACGATGGGTGGTACAGGCGGTGGTATCGCTTATAACAAAGAAGAATTTGAAGAAATTTGTCGTCGTGGTCTGGATCTTTCTCCAACCAACGAACTTCTAATCGATGAGTCACTTATCGGTTGGAAAGAGTATGAGATGGAAGTGGTTCGCGACAAGAACGACAACTGCATCATCGTATGTGCGATTGAAAACTTTGACCCAATGGGTATTCACACTGGTGACTCGATCACCGTGGCTCCTGCTCAAACGCTAACAGACAAAGAATACCAACTAATGCGTAACGCTTCTCTAGCGGTACTGCGTGAGATTGGTGTTGAAACGGGTGGCTCAAACGTACAGTTTGGTATTAACCCGAAAGATGGCCGTATGGTTATCATCGAGATGAACCCACGTGTATCTCGTTCTTCTGCACTTGCTTCTAAAGCAACAGGTTTCCCAATCGCTAAGATTGCAGCGAAACTGGCTGTTGGCTTTACGCTAGATGAGCTAATGAATGACATCACTGGTGGCGCAACGCCAGCATCATTCGAACCAACAATCGATTACGTAGTAACTAAGATTCCTCGTTTTAACTTCGAGAAGTTTGCAGGTGCTAACGACCGTCTAACGACTCAAATGAAGTCGGTTGGTGAAGTTATGGCTATCGGCCGTAACCAACAAGAATCTCTACAGAAAGCACTTCGCGGTCTAGAAGTTGGCGCAACTGGTTTTGACGAAATGGTTGACCTAGATGCACCTGATGCTCTAACGACGATTCGCCATGAGCTTAAAGAAGCTGGTTCTGACCGTATTTGGTATATCGCAGATGCTTTCCGTGCTGGTATGTCAGTCGATGGTGTATTCAACCTAACGCAAATTGACCGTTGGTTCCTAGTTCAAATTGAAGACATCGTAAAACTAGAGCAAGAACTTAAAGCGAAAGGCTTTGCTGGTCTGAATAAAGACGAGCTAATGAAGCTTAAGCGTAAAGGTTTTGCTGATGCTCGCCTGTCTAAGATTCTAGGTGTGGCTGAAAGTGAAATTCGTCGTCTACGTGACCAATACGATATTCACCCAGTCTACAAGCGTGTAGATACGTGTGCGGCTGAGTTCTCTTCTGATACGGCTTACATGTACTCATCTTACGATGACGAATGTGAATCTAACCCAACAGATAAAGAAAAAATCATGATCTTAGGCGGCGGTCCAAACCGTATCGGCCAAGGTATTGAATTCGATTACTGTTGTGTACATGCATCTCTAGCATTACGTGAAGATGGCTACGAAACAATCATGGTTAACTGTAACCCTGAGACAGTTTCGACAGACTACGATACGTCTGACCGTCTGTACTTTGAACCAGTAACTCTGGAAGACGTACTAGCAATCGTTCGTGTTGAGAAGCCAAAAGGCGTTATCGTTCAGTACGGTGGTCAAACACCACTGAAACTGGCTCGTGAGCTTGAAGCTGCTGGCGTACCAATCATTGGTACTAGCCCAGACGCAATCGACCGTGCAGAAGACCGTGAGCGTTTCCAGGTTGCTGTTGACCGTCTTGGCCTTCTACAACCAGAAAACGCGACAGTAACAACAATGGAGCAAGCGGTAGAGAAATCTCGCGAAATCGGCTTCCCATTGGTTGTTCGTCCTTCTTATGTTCTTGGTGGTCGTGCGATGGAAATCGTATATGACGAGCAAGACTTACGTCGCTACTTCAACGAAGCGGTAAGCGTTTCAAATGAATCTCCAGTACTACTTGATAGTTTCCTTGACGATGCTGTTGAAGTAGATGTTGATGCAATTTGTGACGGTGAACGCGTTGTTATTGCGGGTATCATGGAGCATATCGAACAAGCGGGTGTTCACTCTGGTGACTCAGCATGTTCTCTGCCTGCTTACACGCTAAGCCAAGAAATCCAAGACGTAATGCGTGAGCAAGTTGAAAAGCTAGCGTTTGAGTTGGGTGTTCGTGGTCTAATGAATACGCAGTTTGCTGTTAAGAACAACGAAGTGTACCTAATCGAGGTTAACCCTCGTGCAGCACGTACAGTACCGTTTGTATCGAAAGCAACAGGCGCAGCTGTCGCTAAGATTGCAGCACGTGTTATGGCGGGTCAATCTCTAGAATCTCAAGGCTTTACGAAAGAAATTATCCCACCATACTACTCAGTGAAAGAAGTTGTTCTGCCGTTCAACAAATTCCCTGGTGTTGACCCACTATTAGGCCCAGAAATGCGCTCTACTGGTGAAGTTATGGGTGTTGGTGCAACGTTTGCTGAAGCATATTCTAAAGCTGAATTGGGTTGTGGCAATATTTACCCAGAAGGTGGTCGTGCACTTCTTTCTGTTCGTGAAGGCGATAAAGAACGTGTTGTTGACCTAGCTTCTAAGCTATCTAAGCTTGGTTACCAGCTAGACGCAACTCACGGTACTGCTGTTATCCTTGGCGAAGCGGGCATCAACCCTCGTCTAGTAAACAAAGTACACGAAGGTCGTCCTCATATTCTTGACCGTATCAAGAACAACGAGTACACGTACATCGTGAACACTGCAGCTGGCCGTCAAGCGATTGAAGATTCAAAAGTTCTTCGTCGTGGTGCACTTGCTGAGAAAGTTAACTACACGACTACGCTAAACGCTGCATTCGCGACTTGTATGGCGCACACTGCAGACGCGAAGACGTCAGTAACTTCGGTTCAAGAGCTACACGCTCAGGTTAAAGCTTCTCAAGCTTAA
- a CDS encoding TSUP family transporter produces MEITLEILAILFVVATAAGFIDAMAGGGGLITLPALLAAGVPPTQALATNKLQSSFGSFSASWYFVRNGIVSIKEMRLAIFCTFIGSAIGAELVQHIDASLLTSVIPLLLIAISLYFLLAPQTKASEGKAKISEAIFALCVGGGVGFYDGFFGPGTGSIFTVCFVAIGHFSLVDATARTKVLNFTSNIAALIFFILAGLPIWELGLVMAVGGFMGAQLGAKVVVTKGQKWIRPLVIVMSMLMASKLLWEQHQQWFLSVF; encoded by the coding sequence ATGGAAATCACTCTTGAAATATTGGCTATTTTGTTTGTTGTCGCAACGGCAGCTGGCTTTATTGATGCAATGGCTGGCGGCGGTGGGTTAATCACTCTACCGGCATTGCTAGCGGCAGGAGTACCACCAACGCAAGCACTGGCAACCAACAAACTCCAAAGCTCATTTGGCAGCTTCTCAGCAAGTTGGTATTTCGTACGTAATGGTATTGTCAGCATTAAGGAGATGCGTCTCGCTATCTTTTGTACCTTTATAGGCTCTGCAATTGGTGCTGAGTTAGTTCAGCACATTGATGCGAGTTTACTGACTAGCGTGATCCCACTTCTGCTTATTGCTATTTCCCTCTATTTCTTATTAGCTCCACAAACCAAAGCGTCTGAAGGAAAAGCAAAGATCTCCGAGGCGATCTTTGCTTTGTGTGTTGGTGGTGGTGTTGGTTTCTATGATGGTTTTTTTGGTCCAGGAACTGGTTCCATTTTCACTGTTTGCTTTGTCGCGATAGGTCATTTTTCATTAGTCGATGCTACGGCGCGAACTAAGGTGCTTAATTTCACCTCGAATATCGCCGCTTTAATCTTCTTTATCTTGGCTGGCTTACCAATTTGGGAGTTAGGGTTAGTGATGGCGGTTGGCGGTTTTATGGGGGCTCAACTCGGCGCTAAAGTGGTGGTGACAAAAGGGCAAAAATGGATTCGTCCCCTTGTGATCGTGATGTCGATGCTAATGGCGTCTAAACTGCTTTGGGAACAGCATCAACAATGGTTTCTATCAGTATTTTAA
- a CDS encoding LysR family transcriptional regulator — MLLEGIETLLVLSKAKTMSRTGSLLYISQSAVSKRIANLEKKLGKKLIEPNGRQIKLTPAAIALIESIGPTFNELRGLIYEQQELEDTTLITLDSSKSLIAGYLGAMMGQFIQQDKYITITTNHTPRIIERVQSGKATLGLCAGLLPPHHGLMTFHLFDEPFYIVSKTPLVKLPPKIITNDMTNPANSYQLSVLERFGIKPLMEMDAYTAAAQLALGGTGPALIPLSIVKTLNIEPQYLYSFPELKGLIRPIHICVRPNSYQSPRVKILIETIVDAVPKAV; from the coding sequence ATGCTACTCGAAGGAATCGAAACTCTATTGGTTTTAAGTAAAGCAAAAACCATGAGCCGCACTGGCAGTTTGCTTTATATCAGCCAATCAGCAGTTAGCAAACGAATTGCTAACCTAGAAAAGAAACTAGGAAAAAAGCTCATAGAACCGAACGGCCGGCAGATAAAACTAACACCAGCTGCGATTGCATTAATCGAGAGTATTGGTCCTACATTCAATGAGCTTCGTGGGCTTATTTATGAACAGCAAGAATTGGAAGATACCACTCTCATCACCTTAGATAGTTCTAAATCGCTGATCGCTGGTTATTTAGGTGCGATGATGGGGCAATTTATCCAACAAGATAAATACATCACTATCACCACCAACCACACTCCTAGAATTATAGAACGAGTACAATCGGGCAAAGCGACTTTAGGGTTGTGTGCTGGTCTATTGCCACCACATCATGGATTGATGACATTCCATCTGTTTGATGAACCGTTCTACATAGTGAGTAAGACGCCGCTAGTGAAGCTTCCACCCAAAATCATCACTAACGATATGACTAACCCCGCGAACTCTTATCAGCTGTCTGTATTAGAAAGGTTTGGTATTAAGCCCCTGATGGAGATGGATGCCTACACAGCAGCCGCTCAACTTGCGTTGGGTGGGACAGGTCCGGCTTTAATCCCGCTATCGATCGTCAAGACACTTAATATTGAGCCTCAATATTTGTATAGCTTTCCCGAATTAAAGGGGCTGATTCGACCAATTCATATCTGTGTAAGACCGAATAGCTACCAGTCTCCACGAGTTAAAATACTGATAGAAACCATTGTTGATGCTGTTCCCAAAGCAGTTTAG
- a CDS encoding TRIC cation channel family protein, whose protein sequence is MDSMLLYFIDLFGTAIFAISGVILAGRLKMDPFGVAVLGSVTAIGGGTIRDMALGATPVFWITDTTYLWVILTTCLITMIIVRRPKRLAWWILPVSDAIGLAVFVGIGVEKALSYQDSALVAIIMGVITGCGGGIIRDVLAREVPMILRSEVYATACIIGGVFHTMAISMGHDSETAFLAGVFSTLLIRLGAIRWHLSLPTFAIK, encoded by the coding sequence ATGGACTCCATGCTGCTTTACTTTATTGATTTATTTGGCACTGCTATTTTCGCTATATCTGGCGTAATTTTAGCTGGTCGGCTAAAAATGGACCCATTTGGTGTAGCTGTATTAGGAAGTGTAACTGCTATCGGCGGTGGCACTATTCGCGATATGGCACTGGGTGCTACTCCTGTTTTTTGGATAACAGACACCACTTACCTTTGGGTAATTCTAACAACATGCCTCATAACCATGATAATTGTTAGACGCCCTAAACGTTTAGCATGGTGGATTCTGCCAGTCAGTGACGCCATAGGGCTTGCGGTTTTTGTTGGTATTGGTGTTGAGAAAGCCCTCTCCTATCAAGATTCAGCATTAGTGGCTATCATCATGGGTGTAATCACTGGCTGTGGTGGCGGTATTATCCGTGACGTGCTTGCTCGTGAAGTCCCAATGATTCTAAGAAGTGAAGTCTACGCGACCGCTTGTATCATTGGTGGCGTTTTCCATACTATGGCAATTAGTATGGGGCACGATTCAGAAACCGCATTTTTAGCCGGTGTATTCTCAACATTGTTGATTAGGCTTGGTGCCATTCGATGGCACTTATCATTACCGACTTTTGCCATCAAATAG
- the btuF gene encoding vitamin B12 ABC transporter substrate-binding protein BtuF, which translates to MSIFTLNLSTPSFSASDIKPAQRVISLAPHATELAYAAGLGDKLIAVSEHSDYPEEAARLEKVANYQGIKVEKIIALQPDLILAWPAGNPPRELAKLEQFGFEIYYSKTKTLDNIANNIEQLSQYASNPEIGKKNAQNYRNSIQSLKEKYQNAEPVRYFYQLSEKPIITVAKGNWPSEVFNFCGGENIFESSGSPYPQVSIEQVVINKPEVIFTSQHAIENGNMWEGWKNEIPAINKNQIWSLNSDWINRPTDRTLKAIGQVCDYFDKARQNR; encoded by the coding sequence ATTTCCATATTTACACTCAACCTCTCTACTCCCTCTTTTTCAGCCAGTGATATAAAACCCGCTCAGCGAGTTATTAGCCTTGCCCCGCATGCAACTGAGCTTGCCTACGCTGCTGGTCTTGGTGATAAATTAATTGCCGTGAGTGAGCATAGTGATTATCCCGAAGAAGCAGCTAGATTAGAGAAAGTAGCTAACTACCAAGGCATTAAAGTCGAAAAAATAATCGCCCTACAACCTGATCTTATTTTGGCTTGGCCTGCTGGGAACCCGCCTAGAGAATTGGCAAAACTCGAACAATTTGGTTTTGAAATTTATTATTCAAAAACAAAAACGCTCGATAACATAGCTAATAATATTGAACAGTTAAGCCAATATGCAAGTAACCCTGAGATTGGAAAAAAGAACGCTCAAAACTACCGAAATAGCATTCAGTCTCTAAAAGAAAAATACCAAAATGCAGAACCTGTTCGCTATTTCTATCAGCTCAGTGAGAAACCAATTATCACGGTAGCAAAAGGGAATTGGCCTAGTGAGGTATTTAATTTTTGCGGAGGTGAAAACATTTTTGAATCTAGCGGCTCACCCTACCCTCAAGTAAGTATTGAACAAGTGGTAATCAACAAGCCAGAAGTCATATTCACCTCCCAGCATGCCATAGAGAATGGGAATATGTGGGAAGGGTGGAAAAATGAAATTCCAGCAATCAATAAAAATCAAATTTGGTCCCTTAATTCAGACTGGATTAACCGCCCAACAGACCGAACTTTAAAAGCTATCGGGCAAGTGTGCGATTACTTTGATAAAGCTCGCCAAAATCGCTAA
- a CDS encoding cobalamin biosynthesis family protein encodes MQTLFDQVFANGVLLVMWGALLFHLILPIPHAAHPATLWHKFAELLASKVNTNQSYSQSLLSGSLAWLLMCFPALITLIALKPLMWQPQFFELALLLLAIDWRNNEKLANQLIRALGKQDKNKARGLLAPIVNRQTETLSVLGLGKAGAETIIMGYGRNVICVLFWYAIGGGIAALMYRLTAELARAWSPSRRQFSPFGLTVTKVVAVLDFIPLRLFALMIVFGSKASHTFSSMLTQSKSWPLPGPAWLITAAGNKLELSLGGPAIYNDTKAVRAKLGGRIVPSALHLSQLQKLLAWRIMAWVFIQSIILLVIHQGI; translated from the coding sequence ATGCAAACACTGTTTGACCAAGTATTTGCAAATGGAGTGCTCCTCGTGATGTGGGGAGCACTGCTATTTCATCTTATTTTACCTATACCACATGCTGCACATCCCGCGACTCTTTGGCATAAGTTTGCGGAGCTGTTGGCTAGCAAAGTGAATACTAACCAAAGTTACTCACAAAGCTTATTGTCAGGTTCTTTGGCGTGGCTGCTCATGTGCTTCCCTGCTTTGATTACTTTAATCGCACTCAAACCGCTAATGTGGCAACCACAATTTTTTGAACTCGCCTTACTGCTGCTTGCTATAGATTGGCGAAATAATGAAAAATTGGCTAATCAACTCATCAGAGCATTAGGAAAACAAGACAAAAACAAAGCTCGCGGTCTATTGGCACCCATTGTTAACCGTCAAACAGAGACCCTATCTGTTTTAGGGTTAGGCAAAGCAGGGGCTGAAACCATCATTATGGGTTATGGTCGAAATGTTATCTGCGTTCTTTTCTGGTATGCCATCGGTGGTGGTATTGCAGCATTAATGTATCGACTCACAGCAGAGCTTGCGAGAGCTTGGTCACCAAGTCGACGTCAGTTTTCTCCTTTTGGACTGACAGTAACGAAAGTAGTTGCCGTTTTAGATTTTATTCCCTTACGTCTATTTGCTCTGATGATTGTATTTGGCTCAAAAGCTAGCCATACCTTTAGCTCTATGCTGACTCAAAGTAAATCATGGCCACTGCCAGGACCTGCTTGGTTAATCACTGCAGCAGGTAATAAATTAGAACTGTCACTCGGCGGACCTGCAATCTATAACGACACCAAGGCTGTACGTGCAAAGTTAGGTGGTCGTATCGTCCCATCAGCTTTACATTTATCCCAACTCCAGAAATTACTCGCTTGGAGAATCATGGCTTGGGTTTTTATTCAAAGCATCATTTTACTCGTTATCCATCAAGGCATTTAA
- the mtnN gene encoding 5'-methylthioadenosine/S-adenosylhomocysteine nucleosidase: MKIGIIGAMEQEVAILKAAITDMNEVNKGGCTFFSGQLNGVDVVLLQSGIGKVAAAVGTSILLSEYQPDVVINSGSAGGFDSSLNLGDVVISTEVRHHDADVTAFGYEIGQMAGQPAAFKADEKLMAVAEKALAQISLSEGKNVHAVRGLICTGDAFVCTPERQEFIRKHFPSVIAVEMEASAIAQVCHQFQVPFVVVRAISDVADKESPMSFEEFLPLAAQSSSEMVLKMVELLK; this comes from the coding sequence ATGAAAATCGGCATCATTGGCGCAATGGAACAAGAAGTTGCGATCCTAAAAGCAGCTATTACTGACATGAACGAAGTAAACAAAGGTGGTTGTACTTTCTTTTCTGGACAGCTAAATGGTGTTGACGTTGTATTGCTACAATCTGGTATTGGTAAAGTAGCGGCAGCTGTTGGTACGTCTATCTTATTAAGTGAGTACCAACCTGATGTTGTCATCAACTCAGGCTCTGCTGGTGGTTTTGACTCTAGCCTAAACTTAGGCGATGTGGTTATCTCAACAGAAGTTCGCCACCACGATGCCGATGTAACCGCGTTCGGCTACGAAATTGGTCAAATGGCAGGTCAACCCGCTGCATTCAAAGCAGACGAAAAATTAATGGCCGTAGCTGAAAAAGCCCTAGCTCAAATCTCTCTTTCTGAAGGCAAAAATGTTCATGCCGTTCGTGGTTTGATTTGTACTGGAGATGCCTTTGTCTGCACACCTGAACGTCAAGAGTTTATCCGCAAGCACTTCCCTTCTGTTATCGCAGTTGAAATGGAAGCATCAGCTATTGCTCAAGTTTGTCATCAATTCCAAGTTCCATTTGTTGTAGTACGTGCAATTTCTGATGTTGCAGATAAAGAGTCTCCAATGAGTTTTGAAGAATTCTTACCTCTTGCGGCTCAAAGTTCTTCAGAGATGGTTCTGAAGATGGTTGAACTTCTTAAGTAA
- a CDS encoding DUF1499 domain-containing protein, translating to MKKIALLTITLLGLTACSQGVTTMTDRTSSPCGDKPNCVSTQDNREQHSLATFTLSETATLDQIETVALAIPRSKTAEKTGDYLRIEYTSLIMRFVDDLELKIVDGELLVRSESRTGHSDFGVNRKRAEQLRESLKVAKLIK from the coding sequence ATGAAAAAAATCGCTCTCCTAACCATCACTCTTTTAGGATTAACGGCATGTAGTCAAGGGGTAACAACAATGACAGATAGAACTTCATCACCTTGTGGTGACAAACCAAACTGCGTTTCAACGCAAGACAATCGTGAACAGCATTCTTTGGCAACATTTACTCTTTCTGAAACCGCTACATTAGATCAAATTGAAACAGTAGCTCTTGCTATACCGAGATCAAAAACAGCAGAAAAAACGGGCGATTATTTACGCATTGAATACACCAGTTTAATTATGCGCTTTGTCGATGATCTAGAGTTAAAGATAGTAGATGGAGAGCTTCTTGTTCGCTCTGAGTCTCGCACAGGTCACTCAGATTTTGGTGTAAACCGAAAACGTGCAGAGCAGCTTAGAGAATCATTAAAAGTCGCAAAGCTAATTAAGTAG
- a CDS encoding diflavin oxidoreductase: MKVPHLPQDIPFNEDQKTWLAGFFSGLHSRLLVKEESVVHAESKPQVKALTILYGSQTGNAESVAYDTAEKAKEYGMTANVFDMDDVDAQIFVKSSRILIITSTYGEGEMPDNAESLWQTMDNENAPKLEGTFYSILALGDTSYDEFCLAGKLWDERLEQLGANRVTSRVDCDIDFEQLAEEWMIATLPIIADKGDDGATSPQGAPSPQKQKSKFGRKNPLQATLKHKRVLSQEGSSKEIVHYELSLEGSGEFYKPGDALNVIPENQPDLVSAFLEHLKFSGNEKPSWNGENHSLKEIFTQYLDIRTPSKEFVKAMAEAASDHKLIEMIANEDTSALNDFLWGKDTLDILRHYPNVTLSLAEVLSLLKPIAPRAYSISSSLNKNKDEVHLTIGSVRYQNEDRSYNGTCSSWLADLVNEGGKVPCYFAPNKNFAVPEDDKAPMIMVGPGTGIAPFRAFLEEREIQASPGDNWLIFGDRNSATDYIYQEEIEVLQSKGVLTRLDLAFSRDQAEKVYVQDKMRDNGAELFAWLERGGYFFVCGDAYYMAKDVDKALHDIISTHGQFNQEETKEYVSKLKKQKRYVRDVY; this comes from the coding sequence ATGAAAGTACCTCATTTGCCACAAGATATACCATTTAATGAAGACCAGAAGACATGGCTGGCGGGCTTCTTTTCGGGTCTACATTCTCGTTTATTAGTCAAAGAAGAATCCGTTGTCCACGCGGAATCCAAGCCCCAAGTTAAGGCGTTAACCATTTTATATGGTTCACAAACGGGTAATGCAGAAAGCGTAGCTTACGATACTGCAGAAAAAGCTAAAGAATATGGAATGACAGCCAACGTCTTCGATATGGACGATGTTGATGCTCAAATTTTTGTGAAATCATCTCGCATTTTAATCATCACCAGTACCTATGGTGAAGGTGAGATGCCAGACAACGCAGAAAGCCTATGGCAGACGATGGACAATGAAAATGCTCCTAAACTAGAGGGGACCTTCTATTCAATTCTAGCTTTAGGCGATACAAGCTACGATGAATTCTGCCTTGCTGGTAAATTATGGGATGAGCGCCTAGAACAACTTGGAGCAAATCGCGTTACCTCTCGAGTCGACTGTGATATTGATTTTGAACAGCTTGCTGAAGAATGGATGATTGCCACATTACCAATCATTGCTGACAAAGGTGATGACGGTGCAACTTCTCCTCAAGGTGCGCCATCTCCTCAAAAACAAAAATCAAAGTTTGGACGCAAGAATCCACTGCAAGCCACACTCAAACATAAACGCGTTCTAAGCCAAGAAGGATCCAGCAAAGAGATTGTTCACTATGAACTATCACTTGAAGGATCTGGTGAGTTTTATAAGCCAGGTGACGCTCTAAATGTTATCCCTGAAAACCAACCAGATCTGGTTTCAGCATTTCTTGAACATTTAAAATTTAGCGGTAACGAAAAGCCATCTTGGAATGGTGAAAATCACAGTCTAAAAGAAATCTTTACCCAGTACTTGGATATTAGAACCCCTTCTAAAGAGTTTGTAAAAGCGATGGCTGAAGCAGCTAGTGATCATAAGCTAATAGAGATGATCGCCAACGAAGACACTTCAGCTTTGAATGATTTTTTATGGGGCAAAGACACATTAGATATTTTACGTCACTACCCCAATGTTACGCTTTCACTGGCTGAAGTATTGTCATTGCTCAAACCTATCGCTCCAAGAGCATATTCAATTTCTTCAAGCTTGAATAAAAACAAAGATGAAGTGCACCTAACGATTGGTAGCGTTCGTTATCAAAATGAGGATCGCAGTTACAATGGTACCTGCTCAAGTTGGCTTGCAGACCTGGTTAACGAAGGTGGAAAAGTACCGTGCTACTTTGCGCCAAATAAAAACTTTGCGGTTCCAGAAGACGACAAAGCACCAATGATTATGGTTGGACCCGGGACAGGCATAGCACCGTTTAGAGCTTTCTTAGAAGAGCGGGAAATACAGGCTTCCCCTGGTGATAACTGGCTGATTTTTGGAGATCGTAATAGCGCCACCGATTACATATACCAAGAAGAAATCGAGGTGCTGCAATCTAAAGGGGTTTTAACTCGTTTAGATCTAGCTTTCTCTAGAGATCAAGCTGAGAAGGTTTACGTCCAAGATAAGATGCGAGACAACGGAGCTGAACTGTTTGCATGGCTTGAACGAGGCGGTTACTTTTTTGTATGTGGTGACGCGTATTATATGGCGAAAGACGTTGATAAAGCGTTACATGACATCATATCTACACATGGTCAATTCAACCAAGAAGAAACCAAAGAATACGTAAGCAAGTTAAAGAAACAAAAACGTTATGTTCGTGATGTTTATTAA